A DNA window from Thermosynechococcaceae cyanobacterium Okahandja contains the following coding sequences:
- the tuf gene encoding elongation factor Tu, which translates to MARAKFERTKPHVNIGTIGHVDHGKTTLTAAITMTLAALGQAAARKYDEIDAAPEEKARGITINTAHVEYETEKRHYAHVDCPGHADYVKNMITGAAQMDGAILVVAATDGAMPQTKEHILLARQVGVPSIVVFLNKVDMVDDEELLELVELELRELLTEYEFPGDDIPIIRGSGLKALEAMTANPKTQRGENEWVDKIYELMDAVDEFIPTPERDVDKPFLMAVEDVFSITGRGTVATGRIERGKIKLNETVELVGLRETRTTTVTGIEMFKKSLDEGMAGDNAGLLLRGLKKEDVERGMVLAKPGSITPHTQFEGEVYILTDKEGGRKTPFFSGYRPQFYVRTTDVTGTITAFTADDGSEAEMVMPGDRIKMTVELIQPIAIEQGMRFAIREGGRTIGAGVVSKILK; encoded by the coding sequence ATGGCACGCGCTAAATTTGAACGCACAAAACCCCACGTTAACATTGGAACCATTGGTCACGTTGACCATGGCAAAACCACGCTAACGGCAGCAATTACAATGACGTTGGCGGCCTTGGGTCAAGCGGCTGCCCGTAAGTACGATGAAATTGATGCGGCTCCCGAGGAAAAAGCTCGGGGGATTACCATCAACACCGCCCACGTGGAATACGAAACGGAAAAGCGTCACTACGCCCACGTGGACTGCCCCGGCCACGCTGACTATGTGAAAAACATGATCACGGGTGCCGCCCAGATGGACGGTGCCATTCTGGTGGTGGCCGCCACCGATGGTGCCATGCCTCAGACCAAGGAGCACATCTTGCTGGCACGGCAGGTGGGGGTGCCCAGTATTGTGGTCTTCCTGAACAAAGTGGACATGGTGGATGACGAAGAACTGCTGGAGCTCGTGGAACTGGAGTTGCGGGAACTCCTGACGGAGTACGAATTCCCGGGGGACGATATTCCCATTATTCGTGGTTCCGGCTTAAAGGCGCTTGAGGCCATGACCGCCAACCCCAAAACCCAACGGGGTGAAAACGAATGGGTGGATAAAATCTACGAACTCATGGATGCGGTGGATGAATTTATTCCGACCCCTGAGCGGGATGTGGATAAGCCCTTCCTGATGGCGGTAGAAGACGTGTTCTCGATTACCGGTCGTGGGACGGTGGCCACGGGGCGGATCGAGCGCGGTAAAATCAAGCTCAATGAAACGGTGGAACTGGTGGGTCTGCGGGAAACACGCACCACCACGGTGACCGGTATTGAGATGTTCAAGAAGAGCCTAGACGAAGGGATGGCCGGTGACAACGCGGGTCTGCTGCTGCGGGGTCTGAAGAAAGAAGATGTGGAGCGGGGCATGGTGTTGGCCAAACCCGGCTCGATTACCCCCCACACCCAGTTTGAAGGGGAGGTTTACATCCTCACCGATAAAGAGGGTGGGCGCAAAACTCCTTTCTTCTCGGGTTATCGTCCCCAGTTTTACGTGCGTACCACCGATGTGACCGGTACCATTACGGCCTTTACGGCGGATGATGGCAGTGAAGCGGAAATGGTAATGCCGGGCGATCGCATCAAAATGACGGTGGAACTGATCCAGCCCATTGCGATTGAGCAGGGGATGCGCTTTGCCATCCGCGAAGGCGGTCGCACCATTGGTGCTGGCGTGGTGTCCAAAATCCTGAAGTAG
- the rpsJ gene encoding 30S ribosomal protein S10 yields the protein MQQQKIRIRLKAFDHRLLDTSCDRIVDTAKRTGASPVGPIPLPTRRKIYCVLRSPHVDKDSREHFETRTHRRILDIYQPSPKTIDALMKLDLPAGVDIEVKL from the coding sequence CTGCAACAGCAAAAAATTCGTATTCGCCTGAAGGCATTTGATCATCGGTTACTGGATACTTCCTGCGATCGCATTGTCGATACCGCCAAACGGACGGGTGCCTCTCCCGTAGGGCCAATTCCGCTGCCCACACGGCGCAAAATTTACTGTGTGCTGCGATCGCCCCACGTGGATAAAGATTCACGGGAGCATTTTGAAACCCGCACCCACCGCCGCATTCTGGATATTTACCAGCCCTCGCCCAAAACCATCGATGCCCTGATGAAGCTAGATTTGCCCGCTGGCGTTGATATTGAAGTGAAATTGTGA
- a CDS encoding DUF2283 domain-containing protein — MAERVKVWFDPEADFLEVIFSDAPGYMRETKNDAVMERVDLEGNLLGFSILAVSQLAKSKPLMAELLSGKRNVA, encoded by the coding sequence ATGGCAGAGCGAGTAAAAGTTTGGTTTGATCCGGAAGCCGATTTTCTAGAGGTGATTTTCTCGGATGCTCCGGGCTATATGCGGGAAACCAAAAACGATGCCGTTATGGAACGGGTAGATTTAGAGGGCAACCTGCTCGGCTTCTCCATTCTGGCAGTTAGCCAGCTTGCTAAGTCAAAACCATTGATGGCTGAGTTGCTTTCAGGAAAAAGAAACGTGGCTTAG
- a CDS encoding DNA methyltransferase, with protein sequence MRTELVWEGKYDEYGNRREVDIAGCAMPMQKIESIDEPRRAAAATGQLELFEQQNSRLDDFRNRLIWGDNKLVMASLLQEFKGRVDLIYIDPPFDVGADFSMSVAIGDEQEAVQKDQSTLEMVAYRDMWGKGTDSYLHMMYERLTLMKEFLSEKGSIYLHCDWRVIGHLRIMMDEIFNNFENLISWKRSLLADGVKTQWRNSQDFLLFYSKTGKHSFNPQFGEYSESSKKHFSQKDERAVFQAVPLLGSGRTKGETGQVWRGIDPNKLGKNGMHWLKKISVLEELDAQDLIYWPEKGGTPRLKYYLDEAKGVYISDFWDDIDVINSMASEYQNYMTQKPEKLLERIIQASSNEGDLVADFFCVRRGTRVWRVSPPSPLQVAPPNPPHAGGDDSNSLPACGEGRGGANSVAACGEGRAAANSALVPIETIQPGDLVLTHDGKAHRVLRTIHRPYQGQMVGLQHSRSEATLWLTADHKVLAKTAPRTLGGNSDWSGIPPYMRGRSRELRQNMTPPERKLWGALRNKQLGISFRRQHPIGPYVADFYSREAHLVVEVDGAMAHSSPEAIAHDANRDAYLQSLGLRTVRIPAQEVMANLEGVAAWIQTISAEQFSPQGAEWVAARELKAGDIVFWGSSLEGVPLTHVETVSSEEEVYDLEVETAHSYLTEVCAIHNCGSGTTGAVAERLGRRWIMCDLERFAIHTSRKRLIELQRKLHREGKPYRAFDVYNLGRYERQWWQKDRLQGADEEHRRVILEFFKAEVLTNPPSPLLHGRKAGAFCHVDGIDSMFTREEAKQVAQATVQAGGRECYCLAWEFEMDLHLLVNALVQELGVKLKLVQIPREIMEKNRKSPPPFLEVAVLAAEPVYRNATTEVVSTNKARSEGFSPQTRTVDIKLTQCLPSLAEVPIKERAIKSGFDFIDFWAIDFNWHPGKPFTHDWQDYRTRKDRSLKTISDAGYTYPAPGKYTACVKVVDTFGCDTSITVEVEV encoded by the coding sequence ATGCGCACAGAACTGGTGTGGGAGGGCAAGTATGACGAGTATGGCAATCGGCGGGAGGTGGATATTGCCGGGTGTGCGATGCCGATGCAAAAGATTGAGAGCATTGATGAACCGCGACGGGCAGCGGCGGCGACGGGGCAGTTGGAGTTGTTTGAACAGCAAAATAGTCGGCTGGATGATTTTCGCAATCGGCTAATCTGGGGCGACAACAAGCTGGTGATGGCATCGCTGTTGCAAGAGTTTAAGGGCAGGGTAGATCTGATTTATATTGACCCACCGTTTGATGTGGGGGCGGATTTTTCGATGAGTGTGGCGATCGGGGATGAGCAAGAAGCTGTTCAGAAAGATCAATCCACGCTCGAAATGGTTGCTTATCGGGATATGTGGGGAAAAGGCACAGATTCTTATCTCCACATGATGTATGAACGCTTAACCTTAATGAAGGAGTTTTTATCGGAAAAGGGCAGTATTTACTTACATTGCGATTGGCGAGTTATTGGTCATCTCAGGATCATGATGGATGAGATATTCAATAATTTCGAGAATCTGATTTCTTGGAAAAGGTCTTTACTTGCCGATGGTGTTAAAACACAATGGAGAAATAGCCAAGATTTTCTACTTTTTTATTCAAAAACTGGCAAACATAGTTTTAATCCTCAATTTGGTGAATATTCAGAGTCATCCAAGAAACACTTTTCTCAAAAAGACGAAAGAGCAGTTTTTCAAGCAGTCCCTCTATTAGGAAGTGGAAGAACAAAAGGAGAAACAGGACAAGTATGGAGGGGAATTGATCCGAATAAATTAGGTAAAAATGGAATGCATTGGCTAAAGAAAATTTCCGTTTTAGAAGAGTTAGACGCTCAAGACCTAATTTATTGGCCGGAGAAGGGTGGGACTCCACGCCTTAAATACTATCTTGATGAAGCCAAAGGAGTTTATATTTCAGATTTTTGGGATGATATTGATGTTATAAACTCGATGGCTTCTGAGTATCAGAATTACATGACCCAAAAGCCAGAAAAATTATTAGAACGCATCATTCAAGCCTCTTCCAACGAAGGCGATCTGGTTGCCGATTTCTTTTGTGTCCGGCGGGGGACGCGGGTCTGGCGGGTTAGCCCCCCTAGCCCTCTGCAAGTAGCCCCCCCTAACCCCCCGCACGCGGGGGGAGATGACTCCAACTCCCTCCCCGCGTGCGGGGAGGGTCGGGGAGGGGCAAACTCCGTTGCTGCGTGCGGGGAGGGCCGGGCAGCAGCCAACTCCGCCCTAGTTCCCATCGAGACCATCCAGCCCGGAGATCTCGTCCTCACCCATGACGGCAAAGCCCATCGCGTGCTACGCACCATCCATCGCCCCTATCAAGGTCAAATGGTTGGCTTGCAGCACTCCCGTTCAGAGGCAACCCTCTGGCTCACCGCCGATCACAAAGTTTTGGCTAAAACAGCCCCCCGCACCCTCGGCGGCAACTCCGACTGGTCAGGTATTCCACCATATATGCGAGGGCGTAGTCGAGAATTGCGTCAAAATATGACCCCGCCAGAACGCAAACTGTGGGGTGCCCTACGGAACAAGCAGCTAGGAATTTCCTTCCGCCGTCAACACCCGATCGGCCCCTACGTTGCCGACTTTTACTCCCGTGAAGCCCATCTTGTAGTCGAAGTCGATGGCGCAATGGCCCACAGCAGTCCAGAGGCGATCGCCCATGACGCTAACCGGGACGCTTACTTGCAGTCGTTGGGATTACGGACGGTGCGTATTCCTGCCCAAGAAGTCATGGCCAACCTAGAGGGTGTCGCCGCTTGGATTCAGACCATCAGCGCCGAACAATTTAGTCCCCAAGGAGCCGAGTGGGTCGCGGCAAGGGAGCTAAAAGCTGGTGACATTGTTTTTTGGGGTTCTAGCTTAGAAGGTGTGCCTTTGACCCATGTAGAGACAGTTTCTAGCGAAGAAGAAGTGTATGATCTCGAAGTAGAAACAGCCCATTCCTATCTCACAGAAGTTTGCGCTATCCATAACTGTGGCAGCGGCACCACCGGAGCCGTTGCCGAGCGGTTGGGGCGCAGGTGGATTATGTGCGACTTAGAGCGCTTTGCCATCCACACCTCGCGCAAGCGGCTGATTGAGCTTCAGCGCAAGCTGCACCGTGAGGGCAAACCCTATCGTGCCTTTGATGTCTATAACCTAGGGCGCTACGAGCGGCAGTGGTGGCAAAAAGACCGCCTCCAGGGGGCCGATGAAGAACATCGACGAGTGATTCTGGAATTCTTCAAAGCGGAGGTACTGACCAATCCGCCTTCTCCCCTGCTGCATGGGCGCAAAGCTGGGGCATTCTGCCATGTGGATGGCATCGACTCCATGTTTACCCGTGAAGAAGCGAAACAGGTGGCGCAAGCAACCGTGCAGGCAGGTGGGCGGGAGTGCTATTGCCTCGCTTGGGAGTTTGAGATGGACTTGCATCTGCTGGTGAATGCCCTGGTGCAGGAGTTAGGCGTAAAGCTGAAGCTGGTGCAGATTCCTCGCGAAATTATGGAGAAAAATCGTAAGTCTCCGCCGCCGTTTTTGGAAGTGGCAGTGTTGGCGGCAGAACCTGTCTACCGTAACGCAACGACTGAAGTCGTTAGTACGAACAAGGCTCGTAGTGAGGGCTTTAGCCCTCAAACCCGCACCGTAGACATCAAGCTCACCCAGTGCCTCCCCTCCCTCGCCGAAGTGCCCATCAAAGAACGGGCGATCAAAAGCGGCTTTGATTTCATTGATTTTTGGGCGATCGACTTCAACTGGCATCCCGGCAAACCCTTCACCCACGACTGGCAAGACTATCGGACACGGAAAGATCGCAGCCTCAAAACCATCAGCGATGCCGGATACACCTACCCCGCTCCCGGCAAATACACCGCCTGTGTCAAGGTAGTAGACACCTTCGGCTGCGACACCTCAATTACCGTAGAGGTAGAAGTATGA
- a CDS encoding Uma2 family endonuclease: MYAVISPEKIHLPPGSVMRMPGTWQDYCALRDSRGDGSIPHIKFRSGEILLMSPLPRHGREANILADVVKVLLDSDNRNYEAFTPITMDIPEVGGIEPDYCFYIDNWQAAAGKDRINWQVDPPPDLVIEIDVSTYTAAEDYAPYGVPEVWLFQKSGLKIYALHGETYELQASSRYFPTIDLPALLAQVLQNAATQGTGIVLRNLRQQLMS; the protein is encoded by the coding sequence ATGTACGCTGTCATCTCCCCTGAAAAAATCCATCTCCCCCCCGGTAGCGTCATGCGAATGCCCGGTACGTGGCAAGACTACTGTGCCCTCCGCGATAGCCGGGGGGATGGGTCAATTCCCCACATTAAGTTCCGCAGTGGAGAAATTTTGTTGATGAGTCCCCTGCCCCGCCACGGACGTGAAGCCAATATTCTAGCTGATGTGGTTAAGGTTCTACTGGATAGCGACAATCGTAACTACGAAGCCTTTACCCCCATCACGATGGACATCCCCGAAGTCGGCGGCATTGAACCCGATTATTGCTTCTACATCGACAACTGGCAGGCCGCCGCAGGCAAAGACCGGATCAATTGGCAAGTAGATCCGCCCCCTGACTTAGTGATTGAGATTGATGTTAGTACCTATACTGCTGCCGAAGACTATGCCCCCTATGGGGTACCCGAAGTCTGGTTATTCCAAAAAAGTGGCTTGAAGATATATGCCCTACACGGAGAAACCTATGAACTGCAAGCGAGCAGTCGGTATTTTCCCACGATCGATCTACCGGCATTGCTTGCTCAAGTTCTGCAAAATGCGGCAACTCAGGGCACTGGTATTGTCCTCCGGAACCTACGTCAACAGTTAATGAGCTAG
- a CDS encoding DUF2283 domain-containing protein, whose translation MAEVKVFYDRTGNTLVVWFGNPQDEVEAEETGDEVILMKDQQGQVIGFEKLNFLPPSDSPVRIAFETVAL comes from the coding sequence ATGGCAGAAGTAAAAGTATTCTATGACCGCACAGGCAATACGCTGGTGGTTTGGTTTGGCAATCCTCAAGACGAGGTTGAAGCGGAGGAAACCGGCGATGAGGTGATTCTGATGAAGGATCAACAGGGGCAAGTGATTGGTTTTGAAAAACTCAACTTTTTACCCCCTTCTGATAGTCCTGTCCGCATTGCTTTTGAAACCGTAGCCCTCTAA
- the rpsG gene encoding 30S ribosomal protein S7, with the protein MSRRTRAQKRPTSPDPVYNNILVNMLIQRIMLSGKKSLASRIVYSAMKTIEERTGEDALQLFERAVKNATPLVEVKARRVGGATYQVPMEVRPDRGIALALRWLVQFSRKRAGRSMAAKLANELMDAANETGSTIRKREETHKMAEANKAFAHYRY; encoded by the coding sequence ATGTCTCGTCGCACTCGCGCTCAAAAACGTCCCACCTCCCCCGACCCGGTGTACAACAACATTCTGGTCAATATGCTCATCCAGCGGATTATGCTCAGCGGCAAAAAATCCCTTGCCAGCCGTATTGTCTATAGCGCGATGAAAACCATCGAAGAGCGGACGGGGGAAGATGCGCTACAGCTTTTTGAACGCGCGGTTAAAAATGCCACCCCCCTTGTGGAAGTCAAAGCGCGACGGGTGGGGGGTGCCACCTACCAAGTGCCCATGGAAGTTCGCCCAGATCGCGGCATTGCCTTGGCACTGCGCTGGCTGGTGCAGTTTTCCCGCAAGCGGGCTGGCCGCTCCATGGCCGCCAAATTGGCCAATGAATTGATGGATGCCGCTAACGAAACCGGCAGCACCATTCGCAAGCGGGAAGAGACCCACAAAATGGCGGAAGCGAATAAGGCCTTTGCCCACTATCGCTACTAA
- a CDS encoding Uma2 family endonuclease yields MSTAIELKTDKKLWTDEEFMALPNDGHRYEIVNGELIDMGNSGALHGYVCSTLMILLGGYVRIQKLGAMFDSSTAFNMKNGNKRSPDISFFAKERLQGITELPAFLEGAPDLAIEVLSPGNTVEEIHDKLVEYFENGTRLAWVIHPSEHYILVYRCAQEPDRLLKSVDALDGEDIIPGFTLPVADLFQKLSF; encoded by the coding sequence GTGTCTACTGCAATTGAATTAAAAACAGATAAAAAGCTTTGGACAGATGAAGAGTTTATGGCGCTTCCTAATGACGGACATCGCTATGAAATCGTCAATGGGGAATTAATTGATATGGGAAATTCCGGCGCATTGCACGGTTATGTATGCAGTACTTTAATGATCTTGCTCGGCGGTTATGTCCGCATTCAGAAGCTTGGAGCCATGTTTGACTCCAGTACCGCCTTCAACATGAAAAATGGGAATAAACGCTCACCTGATATTTCCTTCTTTGCGAAAGAACGTTTGCAAGGGATAACAGAACTCCCTGCTTTTTTGGAGGGTGCGCCTGACCTAGCGATTGAAGTACTCTCTCCCGGTAATACCGTTGAGGAAATCCACGACAAGCTGGTGGAATACTTCGAGAATGGCACCCGGTTAGCCTGGGTTATCCACCCTAGTGAACACTATATTTTGGTCTATCGCTGCGCTCAAGAACCCGATCGCCTGCTGAAATCTGTTGATGCTCTCGACGGGGAAGACATTATTCCCGGATTTACGTTACCCGTGGCAGACTTGTTCCAAAAACTTTCATTCTAG
- a CDS encoding DEAD/DEAH box helicase family protein — MTSSTLNPAVLEPLFAPWQEPNAHRVRVEKTAEAVTTNAVKQGRRASPIEVVNNLRSAVREWREAFYIGASDTTIQLLNHWFNRAHRKTTPDGEEFEFRYYFCQREAVETLIYLKEVRRIECLSQIIAEFGGVNAELQALGITEDEDAWSRYAFKLATGAGKTKVMSLCIVWSYFHALRESDSEMARHFVVIAPNLTVYERLKDDFGNGRVFDEDPLIPPEWRGDWNLSVVLQDEASGAATGGTLYLTNIHRLYDTAKRKQKAEAETYARMGPAVSKTKALDTGAALRDRITTHRRVMVLNDKAHHVWDSGSA; from the coding sequence ATGACCTCCTCCACCCTCAACCCCGCCGTTCTTGAACCCCTGTTTGCCCCTTGGCAAGAACCCAACGCCCATCGCGTGCGGGTGGAGAAAACCGCTGAAGCGGTTACTACAAACGCAGTGAAACAGGGACGCAGAGCCTCTCCAATTGAGGTGGTCAATAACTTGCGATCGGCGGTGCGGGAATGGCGAGAAGCTTTCTACATCGGAGCCAGCGACACCACGATTCAACTGCTGAATCACTGGTTTAACCGCGCCCACCGCAAGACTACTCCAGACGGTGAGGAATTTGAGTTTCGTTACTACTTCTGCCAGCGCGAAGCCGTCGAAACCCTGATTTATCTCAAAGAAGTGCGGCGGATCGAGTGCCTGTCCCAAATCATTGCTGAGTTTGGTGGCGTGAATGCAGAACTACAGGCATTGGGTATCACTGAAGACGAAGATGCTTGGAGCCGCTACGCCTTCAAACTGGCAACTGGGGCAGGCAAAACCAAAGTCATGAGCCTATGTATTGTTTGGAGCTACTTCCATGCCCTGCGGGAATCCGACTCGGAGATGGCGCGGCATTTTGTCGTGATCGCCCCTAACCTGACGGTGTACGAACGCCTCAAAGACGACTTTGGCAACGGGCGTGTGTTTGACGAAGACCCGCTGATTCCTCCCGAATGGCGCGGCGATTGGAACCTGTCGGTGGTGCTGCAAGACGAAGCCAGCGGAGCCGCTACGGGTGGAACGCTCTACCTCACGAATATTCATCGCCTCTACGACACCGCCAAACGCAAACAGAAAGCGGAAGCAGAGACCTACGCCAGGATGGGGCCAGCCGTCTCGAAAACGAAGGCTCTGGATACCGGAGCGGCCCTGCGCGATCGCATCACTACCCACCGCCGCGTCATGGTACTCAACGACAAAGCTCACCACGTTTGGGATTCCGGTTCCGCCTAG
- the rpsL gene encoding 30S ribosomal protein S12, whose translation MPTIQQLIRQERELLKKKTKSPALKSCPQRRGVCTRVYTTTPKKPNSALRKVARVRLTSGFEVTAYIPGIGHNLQEHSVVMIRGGRVKDLPGVRYHIIRGTLDTAGVKDRKQGRSKYGAKRPKPGEAAATGKKK comes from the coding sequence ATGCCCACCATCCAGCAACTTATCCGCCAAGAGCGGGAACTGTTGAAAAAGAAAACCAAATCGCCCGCCCTCAAAAGCTGTCCCCAGCGGCGCGGGGTTTGTACCCGCGTCTATACCACCACGCCGAAAAAACCCAACTCGGCACTGCGTAAAGTTGCGCGGGTGCGCCTCACATCCGGCTTTGAAGTCACCGCCTACATTCCCGGTATCGGCCATAATTTGCAAGAGCACTCCGTTGTCATGATTCGGGGCGGTCGGGTCAAAGACCTGCCCGGTGTCCGCTACCACATTATTCGCGGCACCCTTGACACAGCGGGGGTCAAAGATCGCAAGCAAGGCCGCTCCAAGTACGGTGCCAAACGGCCCAAACCCGGCGAAGCTGCCGCCACCGGCAAGAAAAAATAG
- the fusA gene encoding elongation factor G: MARTTPLERVRNIGIAAHIDAGKTTTTERILFYSGVVHKIGEVHDGNTVTDWMEQERERGITITAAAISTSWKDHQINIIDTPGHVDFTIEVERSMRVLDGVIAVFCSVGGVQPQSETVWRQADRYHVPRIVFVNKMDRTGANFYKVYSQIVDRLRANAVPIQLPIGAEDQFVGIVDLVRMRAKIYKDDLGKEIEDTDIPADMAEQVEEFRTKLVEAVAETDDVLMEKYLEGEDLTEEEIRTALRKGTIAGTIVPMLCGSAFKNKGVQLLLDAVVDYLPAPIDVPAIKGHLPDGTEVERAADDNQPLAALAFKIMADPYGRLTFVRVYSGILKKGSYVLNATKGKKERISRLIVLKADERIEVDELRAGDLGATLGLKDTFTGDTLCDESSPVILESLYVPEPVISVAVEPKTKQDMEKLSKALQSLAEEDPTFRVSVDPETNQTVIAGMGELHLEILVDRMQREFKVEANIGQPQVAYRETIRKPVRAEGKFIRQSGGKGQYGHVVIEVEPAEPGTGFEFVSKIVGGVVPKEYIPPAEQGMKEACESGILAGYPVIDLKVTLVDGSYHDVDSSEMAFKIAGSMAIKDAVMKANPVLLEPMMKVEVEVPEEFLGTVMGDLISRRGQIEGQTAEGGIAKVTAKVPLERMFGYATDIRSNTQGRGIFSMEFSHYEEVPRNVAEAIIAKNKGNA, encoded by the coding sequence GTGGCACGGACAACCCCGCTAGAGCGAGTGCGAAATATTGGGATTGCCGCTCATATTGATGCGGGTAAAACAACCACAACCGAACGCATCCTATTCTATTCCGGTGTGGTGCACAAAATTGGCGAAGTGCACGACGGCAATACCGTCACCGACTGGATGGAACAAGAGCGGGAGCGGGGCATTACCATTACAGCGGCGGCCATCAGCACCTCTTGGAAAGACCACCAGATCAACATTATTGACACCCCCGGCCACGTGGACTTCACCATTGAAGTGGAGCGCTCCATGCGGGTATTGGATGGAGTCATTGCCGTCTTCTGTTCAGTGGGCGGCGTGCAGCCCCAGTCCGAAACCGTGTGGCGGCAAGCAGATCGCTACCATGTGCCCCGCATTGTCTTTGTGAACAAGATGGATCGCACGGGTGCGAACTTCTACAAGGTTTATAGCCAAATTGTGGATCGTCTGCGCGCCAACGCCGTCCCCATTCAACTGCCCATTGGTGCCGAAGATCAGTTTGTGGGCATTGTTGATCTGGTGCGGATGCGCGCCAAAATTTACAAAGACGACCTCGGCAAAGAAATTGAGGACACCGACATCCCCGCCGACATGGCAGAGCAGGTGGAAGAGTTTCGCACCAAGCTGGTGGAAGCGGTTGCCGAAACTGACGATGTGCTCATGGAAAAATACCTCGAAGGGGAAGATCTCACCGAGGAAGAAATTCGCACTGCCCTGCGCAAAGGCACGATTGCCGGAACCATTGTGCCCATGCTCTGCGGCTCCGCCTTCAAAAACAAAGGGGTACAACTGCTCCTCGATGCGGTGGTGGACTACCTGCCCGCCCCCATTGATGTGCCCGCCATTAAAGGACACCTACCGGATGGCACCGAAGTGGAGCGTGCCGCCGACGACAATCAGCCCCTTGCAGCCTTAGCCTTCAAGATTATGGCGGATCCCTACGGTCGCCTGACCTTCGTGCGGGTCTATTCCGGCATTCTCAAAAAAGGCAGCTACGTCCTCAATGCCACCAAGGGCAAAAAAGAGCGCATCTCCCGCCTAATTGTTCTGAAGGCAGACGAGCGCATTGAAGTGGATGAGTTGCGTGCGGGGGATCTGGGTGCCACCCTTGGCCTCAAAGATACCTTCACCGGTGATACCCTGTGCGACGAAAGCTCGCCGGTGATTCTGGAATCCCTTTACGTGCCAGAGCCGGTGATCTCTGTGGCGGTAGAACCTAAGACCAAGCAGGACATGGAAAAGCTCTCCAAAGCCCTCCAGTCCTTAGCCGAAGAAGACCCCACCTTCCGCGTCAGTGTGGATCCAGAAACCAACCAAACCGTGATTGCAGGCATGGGTGAGTTGCACCTCGAAATCCTTGTGGATCGGATGCAGCGGGAGTTCAAAGTGGAGGCCAACATTGGTCAGCCGCAGGTGGCTTATCGCGAGACCATTCGCAAGCCGGTTCGTGCCGAAGGCAAGTTTATCCGTCAAAGTGGCGGCAAGGGACAGTACGGTCACGTGGTCATTGAAGTTGAACCCGCAGAGCCGGGCACTGGCTTTGAGTTTGTCTCCAAAATTGTTGGTGGTGTTGTCCCCAAAGAGTACATTCCCCCCGCAGAGCAAGGGATGAAGGAAGCCTGTGAATCTGGCATTCTGGCAGGGTATCCCGTGATTGACCTCAAAGTCACCTTGGTGGATGGGTCGTACCACGATGTGGACTCTTCCGAAATGGCCTTCAAAATTGCTGGTTCCATGGCCATTAAGGACGCGGTCATGAAGGCCAATCCAGTATTGTTGGAGCCAATGATGAAGGTGGAGGTCGAGGTTCCAGAAGAATTCCTTGGGACAGTGATGGGAGATTTAATCTCGCGTCGTGGTCAAATTGAGGGACAAACGGCGGAAGGTGGCATTGCCAAAGTCACCGCCAAAGTGCCTCTCGAACGGATGTTTGGGTACGCCACTGACATCCGCTCGAACACCCAAGGTCGGGGAATTTTCTCGATGGAATTCAGCCATTACGAGGAAGTCCCCCGTAATGTGGCTGAGGCGATCATTGCCAAAAATAAAGGGAACGCATAG